A genomic window from Sebastes fasciatus isolate fSebFas1 chromosome 7, fSebFas1.pri, whole genome shotgun sequence includes:
- the LOC141771052 gene encoding claudin-1-like, giving the protein MAVGLQVVGLLLGVVSWCLQSSCTSSQVWKVRSQLESVSSSQWQFEGLWMSCAATSLGSLQCSRFKTVLGLPAHLQACRALMILSLLVGLASIIVSVLGLKCTKIGRTSEHAKDQMALTGGVLFILSGVFTLIAASWYAARVIHDFYNPLYGGVRFELGTGLYLGWAASCLAILGGSLLCCSCRKTSSTAAAARQFTYNLSTTSRGQKIYRAAPASDSSSSKAYV; this is encoded by the exons ATGGCGGTGGGCCTGCAGGTTGTGGGTCTGCTTCTGGGCGTGGTGTCCTGGTGTCTGCAGTCCAGCTGCACCTCCTCTCAGGTGTGGAAGGTGAGGAGTCAGCTGGAGTCGGTGAGCAGCAGTCAGTGGCAGTTTGAAGGTCTGTGGATGAGCTGCGCCGCCACGTCGCTGGGATCCCTTCAGTGCAGCCGGTTCAAGACGGTGCTGGGACTGCCGG CTCACCTGCAGGCCTGCAGGGCTCTGATGATCCTGTCCCTGCTGGTCGGTCTGGCCTCCATCATCGTCTCCGTTCTGGGACTCAAGTGCACCAAGATCGGCAGAACCTCGGAGCACGCCAAAGACCAGATGGCCCTGACCGGAGGAGTCCTGTTCATCCTGTCCG GTGTCTTCACTCTGATCGCAGCGTCCTGGTACGCCGCCAGAGTCATCCACGACTTCTACAACCCGCTGTACGGAGGAGTCAG GTTCGAGCTGGGTACTGGTCTGTATCTGGGCTGGGCGGCGTCCTGTCTGGCCATACTGGGAGggtctctgctctgctgctcctgCAGGAAGACGTCCTCCACCGCCGCTGCTGCACG GCAGTTTACGTACAACTTGTCCACTACGAGTCGAGGACAGAAGATCTACAGAGCGGCTCCGGCctcagacagcagcagctccaaaGCTTACGTCTAA
- the LOC141771048 gene encoding presenilin-associated rhomboid-like protein, mitochondrial, giving the protein MAWRSCAVLLRLTGEDVSRSTARGGRWPHSFQQRCGFRKAARKPESKKAEEPGPPLTESSEAAVQRRASAPHLEHQAPPGSPRAFSRLLRPLVFTVGFTGCSFGSAAIWQYESLKSRVQSYFDEVRADWLEKLRPQKRGDVRKEINQWWNSLSEGQRTVTGIIAANTIVFCCWRVPSLQRSMIKYFTSNPASKTLCSPMLLSTFSHFSFFHLAANMYVLWSFSSSAVSMLGREQFMAVYLSAGVISTFFSYVSKMATGRFGPSLGAVSYNITVPPPHGTACIQT; this is encoded by the exons ATGGCGTGGAGGAGCTGCGCGGTTCTGCTCAGACTGACCGGAGAAGATGTTTCACGGAGCACCGCGAGGGGAGGCAG GTGGCCTCACAGCTTCCAGCAGAGATGCGGCTTCAGGAAAGCTGCCAGGAAACCAGAATCCAAGAAGGCGGAGGAGCCGGGACCCCCGCTCACAGAGTCCTCCGAGGCCGCGGTCCAGCGCCGGGCCTCCGCCCCCCACCTGGAGCATCAGGCTCCGCCCGGCTCCCCCCGGGCCTTCAGCCGGCTCCTCAGACCGCTCGTCTTCACCGTGGGG TTTACAGGCTGCTCCTTCGGCTCGGCGGCCATTTGGCAGTACGAGTCTCTCAAGTCCCGGGTCCAGAGCTACTTCGACGAGGTCAGAGCTGACTGGCTGGAGAAGCTGCGACCGCAGAAGCGAGGAGACGTCCGCAAAGAG ATCAACCAGTGGTGGAACAGCTTGAGTGAGGGTCAGAGGACGGTCACAG ggATCATTGCTGCTAACACCATAGTGTTCTGCTGTTGGAGAGTACCGTCTCTTCAGCGCTCCATGATCAAATACTTCACCTCCAACCCGGCCTCCA agacgcTGTGCTCTCCGATGCTCCTGTCCACGTTCAGCCACTTCTCGTTCTTCCACCTGGCCGCCAACATGTACGTCCTGTGGAGCTTCTCGTCCAGCGCCGTCTCCATGCTGGGCAGGGAGCAGTTCATGGCCGTCTACCTGTCTGCAG GTGTCATTTCTACGTTTTTCAGTTATGTGAGTAAGATGGCCACCGGGAGGTTCGGTCCGTCTCTGGGAGCCGTAAGTTACAACATCACTGTACCGCCACCACACGGGACTGCATGTATACAGACCTGA